From a single Artemia franciscana chromosome 9, ASM3288406v1, whole genome shotgun sequence genomic region:
- the LOC136031000 gene encoding arginase-1-like, whose product MNLCKIIMTVSKSSPYLGLILTKHLHIGVVGAAFEKGQSKKGTSLGPKVIRDSSVLKNLKDLGHQIEDFGDLTKSNAQIDKVTHSKVKNWHEVASYNKSVSDKVFQICQSNRKVLTLGGDHSIGAGTVHGHLTAYPDSCVIWVDAHADINTVKSTPSGNMHGMPLSFVLKELQDEPSSPEWNWVKNRLSAKNLAFIGLRDVDPEERKIINELGICSLSMEEVDLMGIKEAVQFALNMIDPLHRRPLHVSFDVDALDPVEAPSTGTTVRGGLRLREGMTLLETVNTTGRLSALDIVEVNPAIGNSEQVGQTVEAARRLVLAAFGNSRQGNS is encoded by the coding sequence ATGAATTTATGTAAAATAATAATGACAGTCTCAAAATCATCTCCTTACTTGGGCCTCATTCTTACAAAACATCTTCATATTGGTGTTGTTGGTGCTGCATTTGAAAAAGGACAGTCTAAAAAGGGAACATCATTGGGCCCAAAAGTAATTCGAGATTCGTCTGTGTTAAAGAACTTGAAGGATTTAGGACATCAAATTGAGGATTTTGGAGACCTTACTAAAAGTAATGCACAAATTGACAAAGTTACCCattctaaagttaaaaattgGCATGAGGTAGCATCGTATAACAAGTCCGTAAGTGACAAAGTGTTTCAGATATGCCAAAGTAATCGGAAAGTGTTGACTCTGGGTGGAGACCATAGCATAGGTGCTGGAACAGTTCACGGTCACTTGACGGCCTATCCAGATTCATGTGTTATATGGGTTGATGCCCATGCTGATATAAATACCGTGAAAAGTACACCCAGCGGAAATATGCACGGAATGCCATTATCTTTTGTGCTGAAGGAACTGCAAGACGAGCCTTCGTCTCCTGAATGGAATTGGGTAAAAAATAGGCTGTCTGCTAAAAATTTGGCTTTTATCGGACTGCGAGATGTTGACCCCGAAGAAAGGAAGATAATTAATGAATTGGGCATATGTTCCTTAAGCATGGAAGAAGTTGATTTGATGGGCATAAAAGAAGCAGTGCAGTTTGCTCTTAACATGATAGATCCTCTACATAGAAGACCTCTTCATGTATCGTTTGATGTTGATGCCTTAGATCCAGTTGAAGCTCCAAGCACAGGAACAACAGTTCGTGGTGGACTTAGATTAAGAGAAGGTATGACACTGCTTGAAACGGTGAATACGACTGGAAGATTATCAGCTCTCGATATTGTTGAAGTAAACCCTGCTATTGGAAACAGTGAACAAGTTGGGCAAACCGTCGAGGCAGCTAGGAGACTGGTACTAGCCGCTTTTGGAAACAGCCGTCAAGGAAATTCTTAG